A part of Aegilops tauschii subsp. strangulata cultivar AL8/78 chromosome 2, Aet v6.0, whole genome shotgun sequence genomic DNA contains:
- the LOC109734211 gene encoding heavy metal-associated isoprenylated plant protein 47-like produces the protein MKQKIVIQLSMSCDKRRSKALTLASRAAGVTSMGITGDARDQLEVVGDGVDPVCLVSCLRKKLGHAHIIKVEEVKKPEEKKKPVNPPQYYYSPAPAGYYHHQYPPHMVVCEEQPSNCRTM, from the exons ATGAAG CAAAAGATTGTCATCCAATTGAGCATGTCGTGCGACAAACGCCGGTCGAAAGCACTGACGCTGGCCtccagagcagccggggtgacgTCGATGGGCATAACCGGCGACGCCAGGGACCAGCTGGAGGTGGTCGGTGACGGCGTCGACCCGGTGTGCCTCGTCAGCTGCCTCCGCAAGAAACTCGGCCACGCCCACATCATCAAGGTAGAGGAAGTGAAGAagccggaggagaagaagaagccgGTGAACCCCCCGCAGTACTACTACTCGCCGGCGCCGGCCGGCTACTACCACCACCAATACCCGCCGCACATGGTCGTCTGCGAGGAACAGCCTAGCAACTGCCGGACCATGTAA
- the LOC109734212 gene encoding uncharacterized protein gives MAAGHTAHAAVLCQVRPPPYATSLPPSAVAASRSSPEPLAGSSRVLCLAAGAGNAVDALHAAGVSEVTRIDLVDFPPLVRRADPHRLPFSDGAFDLIFSDDPAGISGALFPARVAAEAERAVRRGGAIALAVELAGPP, from the coding sequence ATGGCCGCCGGCCACACTGCCCACGCCGCCGTCCTATGCCAGGTCCGGCCACCGCCCTATGCCACGTCGCTCCCCCCCTCCGCGGTTGCTGCTAGTaggagctcgccggagcccctgGCCGGCTCCTCCCGCGTCCTctgcctcgccgccggagccggcAACGCCGTCGACGCGCTCCATGCAGCGGGGGTAAGCGAAGTGACCAGGATCGACCTCGTGGACTTCCCGCCGCTCGTCCGTCGCGCAGACCCCCATCGCCTCCCATTCTCTGACGGCGCCTTCGATCTCATCTTTTCCGACGACCCGGCGGGGATCTCCGGCGCGCTCTTCCCGGCTCGCGTCGCCGCGGAGGCCGAGCGCGCTGTCCGCCGCGGAGGCGCCATCGCCCTCGCCGTGGAGCTCGCCGGCCCGCCATAG